One part of the Paraglaciecola sp. L3A3 genome encodes these proteins:
- a CDS encoding DUF883 domain-containing protein, protein MPTTAKTTNKPKVTNNPSDTPIADKMTDTLHQSVDTLSEHAHVAEEKIRESATSSAQTFEQKQQQAKQYWDQSSVGKFSKENPVATAGIAFAAGVLLTTLLKRK, encoded by the coding sequence ATGCCAACCACAGCAAAAACAACCAACAAACCTAAAGTGACCAATAATCCATCTGACACACCCATCGCAGATAAAATGACAGACACACTTCATCAATCGGTTGATACTCTGTCAGAACACGCCCATGTTGCTGAAGAAAAAATTCGTGAAAGCGCCACATCTTCGGCCCAAACATTTGAGCAAAAACAACAACAAGCAAAACAGTATTGGGATCAATCCAGTGTCGGTAAATTCAGTAAAGAAAATCCAGTTGCCACTGCTGGAATTGCATTTGCAGCTGGTGTGTTATTAACCACGTTATTAAAACGTAAATAG
- a CDS encoding diguanylate cyclase — translation MIANSTRLLQPAESAYLGSVFTDMEQTLAVVGKCRTAESLSVSLAQSFNVLTNSDTSSLFKAASTQDIDLIIFSASGVKSVWIEELRKIRSHSILNIIPIIVLTEKNSVNEQLVALELGALDCMAKPANPFILHAKVVNYMKLMKSVKELELVSSTDGLTGLSNKMQLDTMLTSEWYRMKRSQNPLSALMIDVDYFKPYNDKYGHLQGDEALKAVADVIKKVATRNSDFAARFGGEEFVILLPSTDAKGAEKVAKDVIKEVLALQIPSANHNSRHLTVSVGISSFEPLSEEQQDMSPNSLLEQADTNLYAAKQAGRNRFYA, via the coding sequence ATGATTGCCAATAGTACTAGATTATTACAGCCCGCAGAATCAGCTTATTTAGGCAGTGTATTTACCGATATGGAGCAAACTCTAGCGGTTGTAGGTAAATGCCGAACAGCTGAAAGTTTATCTGTTTCATTGGCCCAAAGTTTTAATGTGTTAACTAACTCTGATACCTCTAGCTTGTTTAAAGCCGCCAGCACACAAGATATTGACCTCATTATTTTTAGTGCTTCAGGCGTTAAAAGTGTATGGATAGAAGAGCTACGAAAAATTCGTTCTCATTCCATTTTAAATATTATTCCGATTATCGTTTTAACAGAAAAAAATTCAGTTAATGAACAACTTGTTGCCTTAGAATTGGGGGCTTTAGATTGTATGGCTAAACCCGCCAATCCATTTATTTTACACGCTAAAGTAGTGAACTACATGAAACTGATGAAAAGCGTCAAAGAGCTTGAATTGGTTTCATCCACAGACGGCTTAACTGGCTTATCGAACAAAATGCAACTAGACACTATGTTAACCAGTGAATGGTACCGTATGAAAAGAAGCCAGAACCCTTTATCAGCGTTAATGATAGATGTTGATTATTTTAAACCTTACAACGATAAATATGGTCATTTGCAGGGAGATGAAGCACTAAAAGCAGTAGCAGATGTGATCAAAAAAGTAGCAACACGAAACTCAGATTTTGCTGCTCGTTTTGGGGGTGAAGAATTTGTTATCCTATTACCCAGTACCGATGCTAAAGGCGCTGAAAAGGTAGCCAAAGATGTAATTAAAGAAGTGCTAGCTTTACAAATCCCTAGTGCTAATCATAACTCCCGACATCTAACCGTAAGTGTTGGTATCAGCAGTTTTGAGCCTCTCAGCGAAGAGCAACAAGACATGAGTCCTAATAGTTTACTGGAACAAGCTGACACAAATTTATATGCAGCCAAACAAGCTGGACGAAATAGATTTTACGCCTAA
- a CDS encoding mechanosensitive ion channel family protein: MEIIKLDKFLSLIDEKLQTWLEASIKHLPNFVVAIVIIIVFSIIARFVAKTAGQIFRKTLDSKQIASLLASIVRVCILAAGLFVALDFLGLSGTVTSLLAGAGIVGLAIGFAFQDMTENFIAGIAMGIRKPFQIGDVIKTDKVFGTVKTINLRNTLVETFFGQLEIVPNKILFRNILTNFTTTHIRRVEVPVGISYADDPQKAADVIVEAINQCDFVIKKEETAVFAESFADSSINLLVWFWIDYPGEPGFMQARHDAVITVKQALAEADILIPFPIRTLDFAAKGGEKLNAMLQPVDKTNSESQVKET, encoded by the coding sequence ATGGAGATAATTAAATTAGACAAATTCTTAAGTTTAATTGATGAGAAGTTACAAACTTGGTTAGAGGCCAGTATTAAACATTTGCCAAATTTTGTGGTGGCAATTGTCATTATTATAGTGTTTTCAATTATCGCTAGGTTTGTTGCTAAAACTGCCGGTCAAATTTTCCGTAAAACCTTAGATTCAAAACAAATTGCTTCACTTTTGGCATCTATTGTTAGGGTTTGTATCTTAGCTGCAGGTCTTTTTGTTGCATTAGATTTTTTAGGTTTGTCTGGCACAGTTACATCGTTATTGGCGGGTGCTGGTATTGTTGGCTTAGCCATAGGTTTTGCGTTTCAAGATATGACCGAAAACTTCATTGCAGGTATTGCAATGGGGATCAGGAAGCCATTTCAGATAGGTGATGTGATTAAAACCGACAAGGTGTTTGGTACCGTTAAAACCATTAATCTCCGTAACACTTTGGTTGAAACATTTTTTGGTCAGCTAGAAATAGTGCCGAACAAAATTTTATTTAGAAACATTTTGACTAACTTCACCACTACTCATATTAGACGTGTAGAGGTTCCCGTAGGTATTTCTTATGCCGACGACCCTCAAAAGGCCGCTGATGTGATCGTTGAGGCAATTAACCAATGTGATTTTGTGATTAAAAAAGAAGAAACCGCAGTTTTTGCTGAAAGTTTTGCTGATAGTAGTATCAATTTATTAGTCTGGTTTTGGATTGATTACCCAGGCGAACCGGGCTTTATGCAAGCTAGGCATGATGCAGTGATTACTGTTAAACAAGCTTTAGCTGAAGCAGATATACTGATCCCGTTCCCAATACGTACCTTAGACTTTGCCGCCAAAGGTGGCGAAAAACTAAACGCTATGTTACAACCTGTAGATAAAACGAATAGTGAGTCCCAAGTAAAAGAAACTTAA
- a CDS encoding hemerythrin domain-containing protein, with the protein MDIFTALRSDHDKQRFLMKILVDTSGDSASRRDFFAELKIQLADHATAEERYFYAPLLKSDNTVQLTRHGIAEHHEIDELVEDLEQTAMTAPEWLKTMKALQHKVLHHIDEEEREFFQQAGKVLSPTQKIELAAEYQKEMKAE; encoded by the coding sequence ATGGATATTTTCACTGCTCTTCGTAGCGACCATGACAAACAAAGATTTTTAATGAAGATTTTAGTGGATACATCGGGTGATTCAGCTAGCCGTCGAGATTTTTTCGCTGAGTTAAAAATACAACTTGCTGATCATGCCACGGCTGAAGAAAGATATTTTTATGCACCATTACTCAAGTCAGACAATACTGTTCAACTGACCCGACATGGTATAGCTGAACATCATGAAATAGACGAATTAGTAGAAGATTTAGAACAAACGGCAATGACCGCACCAGAATGGTTAAAAACCATGAAGGCTTTACAACATAAAGTGCTACATCACATAGATGAAGAAGAGCGAGAGTTTTTCCAACAAGCCGGTAAGGTGTTAAGTCCAACGCAAAAAATTGAGTTGGCTGCTGAATATCAAAAAGAGATGAAAGCTGAATAG
- a CDS encoding BON domain-containing protein, which yields MKRTTLSLLIATVISTASFTANAENTWKEGAKDAWIDGKAESTLLFNGNLNSFDINTDVQNGTVILTGKVDTSVDKALAEELVSSLDGVTDVDNKLTIVSEQTDNQDSEMMQDLKDSKVETVVKTRLLFESEVSGLDIEVEVNDGVVTLAGYVTNDSERQLAIAIAKNTDDVERVIDELTLES from the coding sequence ATGAAACGTACAACCCTTTCACTATTAATCGCCACTGTTATTAGTACAGCATCTTTTACAGCTAATGCTGAGAACACTTGGAAAGAAGGCGCCAAAGACGCATGGATTGACGGCAAAGCCGAATCAACTTTGTTATTTAATGGCAACTTAAATTCGTTTGATATCAATACTGATGTACAAAATGGCACAGTTATTCTAACCGGTAAAGTTGACACCTCAGTCGACAAAGCTCTTGCCGAAGAATTAGTTTCTTCGTTAGACGGAGTAACAGATGTAGATAACAAGCTGACAATCGTCTCTGAGCAAACAGATAACCAAGACAGCGAAATGATGCAAGATCTGAAAGACTCAAAAGTAGAAACAGTAGTAAAAACTAGATTACTGTTTGAATCAGAAGTCAGTGGTTTAGATATTGAAGTAGAAGTAAATGATGGTGTAGTGACCCTAGCAGGCTATGTAACCAACGACTCAGAACGTCAACTTGCTATTGCCATAGCTAAAAACACAGACGATGTAGAAAGAGTCATCGATGAATTAACGCTAGAAAGTTAA
- a CDS encoding DUF1840 domain-containing protein: MLVIFSSPASANITMFGDVAVQLLKMLGHSGTVPSAIRAEDIPAALASLEAALGVAQQQPEADESTDDNEDAPLVSLHKRALPLIDMLKAAAKDENSVQWANQ, from the coding sequence ATGTTAGTTATTTTTTCTAGTCCGGCCAGTGCCAACATTACTATGTTTGGTGATGTAGCAGTACAATTGCTGAAAATGCTGGGCCATAGCGGTACTGTTCCTAGTGCGATAAGGGCTGAAGATATTCCAGCTGCATTGGCGAGCCTAGAAGCAGCGCTCGGTGTAGCTCAGCAACAACCCGAAGCAGATGAGTCTACAGATGATAACGAAGACGCTCCTTTGGTGAGTCTACATAAACGTGCTTTACCTTTAATCGATATGCTTAAAGCTGCAGCAAAAGACGAAAATAGCGTGCAGTGGGCTAACCAATAG
- a CDS encoding efflux RND transporter periplasmic adaptor subunit gives MRIIYGIVIVSICIASFIGIQKWRGPILPAINVEMLPLELRIVASGEVRYQSLARIGSEITGTVLARHVREGDQVNKGDLLIELNPKELQSRLAQAQTLLQQLQNNSRPQAEAALVEARDNLQQASREAKRRKSLADQGLVPIEQVEQAQRLEQSAQNALTRAKLATQALAAGNSEERLLQQRIASAEAELAKTQLYAPFNGRVQTRNVEPGDLVQPGKTLLEIARSDCSDCNSQTNDSLEVVIALDEKNFAPVRLNQQVQLIADAWPDITVPGIVHFIAPAVDSGRGTIDVHIKIQKNNAGVGPEFLQGMTVSANIIAAQRESTLVLPNDYLLSVSADNAQVMRWQNGEVSTVEVTLGLRNTSHSEIISGLAEGDVVVQGNSLTNGQRARVSFEPVQYVIR, from the coding sequence ATGCGCATAATTTATGGAATAGTCATAGTCTCGATTTGTATTGCCTCCTTCATCGGTATACAAAAATGGCGAGGCCCTATTTTGCCGGCTATTAACGTTGAAATGTTACCTCTTGAACTACGTATTGTTGCCAGTGGCGAAGTGCGTTATCAATCATTAGCCCGTATTGGTAGTGAAATTACCGGTACCGTATTAGCTCGCCATGTACGAGAAGGTGATCAGGTCAACAAAGGGGATTTACTCATTGAGCTTAACCCCAAAGAACTACAATCACGCCTAGCGCAAGCACAAACCTTACTGCAACAATTACAAAATAATAGTCGCCCGCAAGCTGAGGCAGCTTTAGTTGAGGCCCGCGATAATTTACAGCAGGCTAGTCGCGAAGCCAAGCGTAGAAAATCACTAGCCGACCAAGGTTTAGTGCCTATTGAACAAGTTGAACAGGCTCAGAGGTTGGAGCAGAGTGCTCAAAACGCCTTGACCCGTGCAAAACTAGCTACTCAAGCCTTAGCGGCGGGCAACAGCGAAGAACGTTTATTACAGCAACGTATTGCCAGTGCCGAAGCCGAGCTTGCAAAAACACAGCTTTATGCCCCATTTAACGGTCGGGTACAAACCCGTAATGTTGAACCTGGCGATCTTGTACAACCTGGAAAAACCTTACTCGAAATTGCTCGCAGTGATTGCTCAGATTGTAATAGCCAAACTAACGACAGCTTAGAAGTTGTGATCGCACTTGATGAGAAAAACTTTGCCCCAGTGCGTTTAAATCAACAGGTGCAATTAATCGCCGATGCGTGGCCAGATATCACAGTGCCAGGCATAGTGCATTTTATTGCCCCTGCTGTAGATAGCGGTCGTGGCACCATCGATGTACATATTAAAATTCAGAAAAATAATGCGGGCGTTGGTCCTGAATTTCTTCAAGGTATGACGGTATCTGCCAATATTATTGCCGCGCAACGTGAATCTACTTTGGTGTTACCCAACGATTATTTGTTATCTGTCTCGGCTGACAACGCCCAAGTGATGCGTTGGCAAAATGGAGAAGTGAGCACTGTTGAGGTAACACTGGGTTTACGCAACACCAGCCACAGTGAAATCATCTCTGGCTTGGCCGAAGGCGATGTTGTAGTGCAAGGCAACAGTTTAACTAATGGTCAACGGGCACGTGTCAGCTTTGAGCCGGTTCAGTATGTCATTCGTTAA